From Paralcaligenes sp. KSB-10:
CGAGCCTTCTGCTGGGGCAAAGCGGCATGGGCAAATCAACCATACTCAATGCCCTGATCCCAGACGCGCAGGCGGCAACACAAGAACATTCCCTGGCACTGGGTACGGGCAAGCACACTACCACCAGCACCCGCCTATACCATTTGCCGGCACAGGGTGGCGACCTGATCGATTCCCCTGGATTCCAGACATTTGGCCTATATCACCTGAGCGCACACGAAATCGAACAGGGATTTCCTGAGTTCAAGGCCGCCGTGCAACATTGCCGGTTTTATAACTGCACCCACAGGCATGAGCCTGGCTGCGGTGTACTGGCCGCGCTGGAGCGCGGGGAAATCACGCCTGAACGTCACGCGCTGTATCAGCGCATACTCGCCGAAAACGAAGCCAAAAGCCATTATTGAACTATCGGGAGTCCACCGGCCGCACATTGATCAGACAGCCGGCGACCCTTGGACCGCGGCCAGGTAATGATACAAATTGCGTATCAAGGCCGCCGTAGCGCCCCATATGAAATAAGGGCCCCAGCTGATGGAAAAATAAAAACGATGGCCGCCCTCGGGCAGCTGCGCCTCGTGCAGCCTGTGCAGCCCAGGGTCCATCAGTACCGATAAAGGCACCTCGAATACTTCGGCAACCTCGGTAATATCGGCGCGTATCGTGAATCCGGGCAAGACCTGTCCAATGACGGGCAGCATGGTGAATCGGGTGGAAGTCAGGAAGCCAGGCTGAGTGCCTATTATTTTGAGATATTGAGGCTCTATCCCGATCTCTTCGTGGGTTTCGCGTATTGCGGCGGCTATCGCGTCGCGGTCGAAGGCCTCGATGCGCCCGCCCGGAAAACTGATTTGCCCGGCGTGATCATGCAAATGCGAGGCGCGGCGGGTAAAAATAACATTCAAACCCGTGGGCCTTTGCACCAGAGGAACGAACACGGCCGCACGGATGATGTCGTCGAATTCTGAAAAATCGCCGCCAAACGATTCGGTGAATATGGGCTCGACCTGCCAATCCACCGGATGCTCAAACGCCGAACGGATAAATTCCAGTTGAATCGTCGATGGCAGAAGCGCGGGCAAAAGCTCGACAGTCGATACAACAGGCTGAGTCTGAGGATCAAAACTTGGCCGGCGAATCACGCGTTGTTGTCGAGGTATATGTATGCTATGCGACATGAAGTTCATAAAACAAAGGCACCACGCGGGTGCCTTTGTTGGTTGATACCGGAAAATGCAGCGCCGATTACTGGACAGCTGCCTTTTTTGCCGAGTTACGAACCAGTTTCTCTTTAATACGAGCGGCTTTACCCGAGCGACTACGCAAGTAATAAAGTTTAGCACGGCGCACATCGCCGCGACGCTTTACTTCGATACTGGCGATTTGTGGCGAGTACAGCTGAAATGTGCGTTCGACCGCTTCGCCGGACGAAATCTTGCGCACCGTAAATGCCGAATTCAAGCCGCGATTACGTCGGGCGATGACCACGCCTTCGTATGCCTGTACACGTTTGCGAGTACCCTCGACCACGTTGACGCTGACAACAACCGTATCGCCGGGAGCGAAGTCGGGTTTGGGCTGACCACCGGTCAGGCGCTGGATTTCTTCTTGTTCAAGAAGTGCGATTAGGTTCACAGTGAACTCCTGGTGTCATCGTGATCGGTCGGTAAGTATATTTGGGCGATGTATTCCGCCATGCTTTTTCAGGCTTTTCGAGCCTTTTCGGTTAAAGCCCCAAGCCCTTGCCCATTTATAGGCATCGAACCCGCTTTATTAACCAGCATATTTGGACGAACACCGCCGGGCCTGTAGTAGTACGCCCGCCGCCAGAGGATGAAGTTGCAAAACCCAACATTCTACACCCAAATTGTTTTTTTTAAAAGCCAACCGCCACACCCAACCACATCAAGCCCGGAATCATCGCTCCCCAAACGGCTACCAGGCAAATATCGGCCACCATGGTGCCACGGGATATTTTCTGGGGCTTTTTATTACGGCCGGAATGGGGTGGAAATGGCCATTTGGCCGGAACGCTCTTGGAGTTATAGGTATTCATGAATGCCTCGCAATAGTAGAAGTTGATGCAGAGTGCGTGGGGCAAATGGCCCTCGACTCTTGTATTGCTGATGCGGCGGAACCGGACGAATGAAGCCACCTGATAAATAACTGTTTATAAACACAGTTATGCCGTAAATGAACTGTACAAAATTACAGTATATTTTGCAAGCCTTATTTTGCGCATAAAACAAAAGCCCCTGTTTTTTTACAAACAGGGGCTTCCAAGACGGCATATGGCTTCAGGACCCGAAGGCCCGGAGCCGGCGGACTTTATTTGTTGGGCTGGGGAGTAATGCGCAGATAGGGGCGAACAGTCTTGTAGCCTTTGGGGAACTTGGCTTTAAGCACGGCTTCATCCTTGATGGACGGAACAATAATCACATCGTCGCCGTCTTCCCAGTTGACCGGCGTGGCAACGCTATGGCTGTCCGTCAGTTGCAGGGAGTCGATAACACGCAGGATTTCGTTGAAATTGCGGCCGGTGCTGGCCGGGTAGGTAATGGTCAGGCGCACTTTCTTGGCGGGATCGATGACAAATACGGAACGCACCGTTGCCGTGGCGCTGGCATTGGGGTGGATCATGTCGTACAGATCGGATACTTTGCGGTCGGAATCCGCCAGAATCGGGTAATTGACCGTTGTGCTTTGTGTTTCGTTGATGTCCTTGATCCAGTCGTTGTGTGACTTGGCATCGTCCACCGATAAAGCCAGCACTTTCACATTGCGCTTGGCGAAGTCGTCAGCCAGTTTTGCCGTGTAGCCCAGTTCGGTGGTGCAGACTGGAGTAAAGTCGGCGGGGTGCGAAAACAGCACTCCCCAGCTATTGCCCAAAAACTCGTGAAAGCGGATTTTTCCAACAGAAGAATCCTGCTCAAAATCAGGGGCGGTATCGCCCAGGCGCAAAGTTGTCATGGTAGCTCTCTAGACAGTCAATCAATCAGAAAATATGGGTGAAAGCTGTGGCACTGCCCACCCACATCGGTAAGGAAGCAATTATTGTGGCAGCAAAGGCGAGACGGTGGAAATACCGTTTATGAATATCCTTATGCGCCCGCTGCAATCCCAGCATACTGCGTAGCAAGCTGACCTTCAAGCAGCGCCGTCGACAACGCCTCGGCCCGGGGCAGTATGTGGGCCGCATAAAAAACACTGGTCGCGAATTTTTGCGCATAGTAGCGATCCGTGCTGCCGGATTCGATATGGCGGCAAGACGCCAACGCCGCGCGGGCCATTTGCCAGCCGGCGAGAACCGTCCCCGACAGCATCAAATACGGCACGCTGCCCAAAAACACTGCGCGCAGAGACTCCTTGGCGTTTGCCAGAACGTAATCGACCGCTCTTTCATAAGCATCGACGGCCAGGCCCAGGCGACGCGCGATCAGATCCAGCCCAGGGCGGTCGGCTCCCGCCCTCGCCGCCTCGAGTTCGGCAACCGTGGCACGCATTTCCTTGGCCAGGGCTTTGGCCACGGCACCGCCGTCGCGCAGGGTTTTGCGGCCCACGAAATCATTGGCCTGGATGGCTGTCGTGCCCTCGTAGATCGGCAAAATGCGCGCATCGCGATAATATTGGGCCGCACCGGTTTCTTCAATGAAACCCATGCCGCCATGCACCTGTATGCCCAGCGAGGCAATCTCGACCGCATTTTCAGTGGAAAAACCCTTGACGATGGGGACCAGGTATTCATAAACCGCCTGGTGCTGCTTGCGCACACCCGAATCGGCGTGGTGCCTGGCCTTGTCGCAAGCCGACGCGGCCACATAGGCCACGGCTCGCGCGCCTTCGGTAAGAGCGCGCATGGTCATGAGCATTCGTTGTACATCGGGATGGTGAATGATCGCCACGGGCCCCGCGGAACCCTCCAGGGCTCGCCCTTGTATGCGCTCGCGCGCGTACGCCTCGGCGTGCTGCAAGGCGCGCTCGGAAACGGCAATCCCCTGTAGGCCCACCGCATAGCGCGCGGCATTCATCATGATGAACATGTACTCGAGGCCGCGGTTTTCTTCTCCTACCAGATAGCCCACCGCCCCTTCCCCGGCTTCGCCTTTACCCGATCCGTACAACAGTACGGCGGTCGGGCTGCCGTGTATGCCCAGCTTGTGCTCGATCGAGGCGCACCACACATCGTTGCGCACTCCCAGGGAGCCATCGTCCTTGACCAGGAATTTGGGCACGATGAACAGGGAAATGCCCTTGACGCCGGCGGGCGCATCGGGAGTGCGCGCCAGGACCAGATGCACAATGTTTTCGGCCAGATCGTGCTCGCCGTAGGTAATGAAGATTTTTTGCCCCGACAGGCGATAGCTGCCGTCGTCCTGGGGCACAGCCTTGGTGGCAACCAGGGCCAGATCCGACCCGGCCTGCGGCTCGGTCAGATTCATGGTGCCGGTCCAGCGCCCTTCGAGCAGGGGAGGAATGAATCGATCCTGCTGCTCCTTGGTGCCTACCGTGATCAAGGCCTCGATGACGCCGTCGGTCAGCAGGGGGCACAGCGAGAACGCCAGGCTCGCGGCATTGATGTTTTCGCTGGCAGGCGCCCCCACCAGCTTGGGCAAACCCTGGCCGCCCCACTCCGGCTCATGCTGCAGACCCTGCCAGCCGCCCGCGGCGAACTCGCGAAATGCTTTTTGAAAACCGGGTGAAGTTCGCACCGCGCCATCTTCCCATAGAGCGGGTGACGTATCGGCGCCATGGTTGAGCGGGGCGACAGCCTGTTCCACAAAGCGGGCATTCTCTTCGAGCACAGCCTCGACCAGATCGTCGCTGACTTCTTCAAAGCCAGGCAGAGCCAAGACCCCCGCCAGATCCGCCAGTTCTTTGATTACGAAACGAATATCCTGTGTTGGCGCACGATAACTCATACTATCTCCAGAATTGAAATTGCCCGGCCAAGCCCCGCGACACGTACCACTATGCCTCGAACAACCGGTGTGTGAAAGGCCTCATGTAAAAAAACCTGCAAACGGGAAAGCTTGCAGGCTTCTTCAAGGGCGAATGACCGGCGCCAGTTACAAGGCGTTGACCAGCTCGGGAACGGCCTGGAACAAGTCCGCCACCAAACCGTAATCGGCCACTCCGAAAATCGGCGCTTCCGCATCTTTGTTGATCGCCACGATGACCTTGGAGTCTTTCATGCCGGCCAAATGCTGGATTGCTCCCGAAATACCGATGGCCACGTACAACTGCGGCGCCACGATTTTCCCGGTTTGGCCAACCTGCCAGTCATTCGGGGCATAGCCGGCATCGACCGCGGCGCGCGACGCGCCCAGTGCCGCACCAAGCTTGTCGGCCAGGGGATCGAGAATCTTGAAATTCTCGGCGCTGCCCATGCCGCGCCCGCCCGAGACCACGATTTTCGCGGCAGTCAGTTCGGGGCGGTCATTCTTGGCGACTTCACGGCCCACAAACGACGTCAAGCCCGAATCCGCCACCGCGGCCAGCGTTTCGACGGCAGCCTGGCCGCCCTGGGCGGCGACTGGGTCAAAGCCCGTGGTGCGTACCGTAATGACTTTCACCGCGTCGGCCGACTGCACGGTGGCAATGGCATTGCCCGCATAGATCGGGCGCTGGAACGTATCGGGCGAGTCCACGGCAATAATGTCGGAGATCTGGGCCACATCGAGCCTGGCTGCCACGCGCGGCGCAACGTTCTTGCCCGAGGCGGTGGAGGCAAACAGAATGTGCCCATAGTTCTGGGCCACGGCCAGGACCTGGGCGGCCAGATTCTCCGCCAGCCCGTCGGCCAGTTGCGGCGCATCGGCCAGCAACACCTTGGCAACCCCGGCGATCTGGGCAGCCTGATCGGCCACCGCCTGCGCGCCGCTGCCCGCCACCAGCACATGGACATCACCGCCGATTTTCGCCGCGGCGGCCACGGCATTGAGCGTCGCCCCTTTCAACTGGACATTGTCGTGTTCGGCTATTACAAGAATCGTCATGATTAAATCACCTTGGCTTCGTTTTTGAGTTTCTCGACCAGCGTCGCGACATCGGGCACCGTAATGCCGGCAGAGCGTGCCGGAGGTTCGGAAACCTTGAGGGTTTTCAGGCGAGGCGCTACATCGACGCCCAGGTCTTCGGGCGTAACGGTATCCAGGGTCTTTTTCTTGGCCTTCATGATGTTGGGCAGCGTCACATAGCGCGGCTCGTTCAGGCGCAGGTCGGTCGTGACTATGGCCGGCAGCTTGAGCGACAGCGTTTCCAGCCCGCCGTCGACTTCGCGCGTGACGGTGGCCGTGTCGCCGGCAATCTCGACTTTGCTGGCAAACGTGGCTTGCGGCCAGTCGAGCAAGGCGGCCAGCATTTGGCCGGTTTGATTGGCGTCGTCGTCGATGGCCTGCTTGCCCAGTATGACCAGCCGGGGCTGCTCTTTATCGACCACCGCCTTGAGCAGCTTGGCCACGGCCAGGGGCTGCAGATCGGCATCGGTCTGCACCAGGACGGCGCGGTCGGCGCCGATGGCCATGGCCGTTCTGAGGGTTTCCTGGCATTGCGCCACCCCGCAGGACACCGCGATGACTTCGCTGGCGGCGCCTTTTTCTTTCAGGCGAGTGGCCTCTTCGATGGCAATTTCATCGAAGGGATTCATCGACATCTTGACGTTGGCGATATCCACGCCGCTTTGATCGGACTTGACGCGCACCTTGACGTTGTAATCAACCACACGCTTGACGGGTACTAACACCTTCATTCAGTATCCTCCTGAGGGGAATATAAAAAACTGCTGCGCTTTTGCCGCGGCTTTGCAACCTGCCCCGCGAGGCCATTCTTTTACTTGCCGGCAAAAGCCAAAGTTGACGCAAACCATGCCATTCTACAGCTTTGCCAGCACCTTGATATGCGCCGCCGCACTGCGCCCCAGCGCCGACAGGTTATAGCCGCCTTCAAGAAAACTCGCGATCCGTCCATGGGCGGTTTTTTCAGCCTGGGCCACGATCTGGTCGGTGATCCAGGCATAGTCGGACTCGACCATGCCCAATTGCCCCATATCGTCCTCGCGATGCGCGTCGAAGCCCGCCGATATGAAAATGAATTCGGGCCTGAAGGCTGCAAGCCGCGGCATCCAGATATCGCCGACGATCTGCCGCAAACTGGCGCCGCTGGTATAGGCATCGACCGGTATGTTCAGCATATTGTCCGCTGTCCGTCCGGTTCCGCAATTGGGATAAAAAGGATGTTGAAAAAAACTGCACATCAGCACCCGTTCATCGCCGGCGAACATTTCTTCGGTGCCGTTGCCATGATGCACGTCGAAGTCGATGATTGCCACACGCCCGAGCGCATACTTGTCGAGAGCATAGGCCAGTGCCACCGCCAGATTATTGAAAATGCAAAATCCCATGGCCTGATTGGCGCGGGCATGATGCCCGGGAGGCCGCACCGCACAAAAAGCTGTTTTGGCTTCGCCCCGCATGATTGCATCCACGGCAAGCAGTCCGGCGCCCGCAGCCAGACGTGCCGCCTCGAGCGTATGCGGATTCATCAGCGTGTCGGGATCGAGCGTGAAGTAGCCGCTTGCCGGCGCATGCGTACGCAAATAGTCCAGGTATTCGGGCGTATGTACACGCAACAGATCGGCGTCCCCGGCCTGGACGGCTTCTTTCTCGCCCAGAAAGCCAAGTATGCCGCTGGCCAGCAATTGATCGTTGATCGCGTCAAGGCGCGCGGGACATTCTGGGTGCCAACTGCCCATTTCATGCAAGCGACAAATCGGGTGGGTAATATATAGGGTCTCCATAAGGATGATTATGTTCAAACCTGCCCGCATTTTGCAAGCCGCCGTTCTTGTTACATTCCTGGGGGGTTGCGCCACGACTAAAACCGCAGCCATATCGCCGGCTCCCGCGCAGGCCCCGGCCCCGGTAAATACTGCCGGCGCCAGCCTCCCCCCGCATATCAAGGCGGGAAACTCGACCAGCAGCACGGAAGGCTTTGTGGATGCCAGGGGCCAGTTGAAACCCGACATCCAGGCTTATGCACGCGAAGTCGCGCAAACACGACACGTACCGCTCAATCGCATCGAAGTCCTGCTTAAAAGCGCCCGATACAACGCGACGGTGGCCAGGCTCATGACCCCAGGCAAAACCAGGATCCGGCGCAGCTGGGTCACATACCGCAAGCGTTTTGTCGAACCCATACGCATCAAGGCCGGGGCAGCCTTCTGGAGCGAGCACCGTGCCGCGCTCGATCAGGCTGCCCGCCAATATGGCGTGCCTCAGTCGATTATTGTCGCCATCATCGGCGTCGAAACCATATATGGGCGCCAGACCGGCGATTTCCCGGTACTCGACGCCCTGGCAACCCTGGGCTTTCGTCACCCCGATGGGGCACGCCCGGAACGCAGCCAGATGTTTCGCGATCAGCTAGCGGATCTGATTCAGCTTGATCACGAAAAAAAACTCGACGCGCTTGAAGTGGAAGGCTCCTTCGCCGGCGCCATCGGCCTGCCTCAATTCATGCCGGGCAGCATTCTGCGCTACGCGGTGGATGGCGACGCCAGCGGACACATCGACCTGACCAACAGCCCCAGAGACGCCATCTTGTCGGTGGCGAATTTCCTGCGCCAGCACGGATGGGTGCCCGGCCTGCCGGTGTTCGCGCCGGTGGTACTGCCGGGCAATGCGGGCACCCTGGTCGCAGGCGGGCTCACCCCGAACTACAGTTGGCCGGAACTTGACGCCAAAGGGGCCAGCATCCGGCCAGGATCCGTCAACACGGCTTGGGAAAAATACCCGGTGGGTGTCGTGGACCTGATCGACGAGCCGCGCAACCTGAACGAGTACCGCACCGGCACGCCGAATTTCTTTGCCATCACCCACTACAACCACAGCTACTTCTACGCCGCTTCAGTCGCCGATCTGGCGCAGGCAATAGCTGAACGAATCGGTAGTTCGGCGCTGTAGATAATGGGTATTTGAAGACGCCGTCTATCGGGGCTTGGGGGCAGGACCGGCACGGCGTGCCGGACTGCACCGCACCACCCACCCTGTGGCGTTTTAATTAAAGACACCAGTCGATAGATAACGATCCCCGCGATCGCAAACAATGAACGCAATTGTGGAGTTTTCCACGCGGGCGGCGACACGCAGGGCGGCCACCAAAGCACCCGCCGAGGAAATTCCGCCGAAGATTCCCTCTTCGGCAGCCAGGCGCCGCGCCATGTTTTCAGCCTCGGCCTGGCTGATCAGCTCGAATACGTCAACCTGGCTGGGTTGATATATTTTGGGTTGATACGCCTCCGGCCATTTGCGGATACCGGGTATCTGCGAACCTTCGGCAGGCTGCGCCCCAACGATCTGAATTTTTGAATTCTGCGATCGCAAGTAGGACGCTACCCCCATAATGGTGCCTGTCGTGCCCATGGCGCTGACGAAGTGGGTAATTTGCCCATCGGTTTGCTGCCATAGCTCGGGGCCGGTCGTCTCGATATGCGCCCGCGGATTATCGGCATTGGCGAACTGGTCGAGCACCTTGCCCTTCCCTTCGGCCTGCATTTTAAGGGCGAGGTCGCGGGCGTATTCCATACCACCCTGGCTGGCCTGGGTCAGGATCAGTTCGGCGCCGTATGCCGTCATGGCGGCGCGCCGCTCCAGCGACAGATTGTCGGGCATGATCAGAATCATTTTGTAGCCGCGCACCGCCGCCGTCATGGCCAGGGCGATGCCGGTGTTGCCGCTGGTGGCTTCGATCAAAGTGTCGCCGGGCTTGATTTCGCCGCGTTCTTCGGCACGACGGATCATGGAGCTTGCAGCCCGATCCTTGACCGAGCCGGCCGGATTGTTGCCCTCGAGCTTGGCGAGGATCACATTGCCGCGCTGATGACCCGCCTGGCCTGGAATACGTTGCAGGCGAACCAGCGGCGTGGCGCCTATGGTGTCTTCGATAGTAGGGTATTTTTTCATGCGGAAATAATACACCGATCCGGGTAACAGCGACTTGAACAGCCCCGATCGGGTCCCGGTTATTCCGGTAGACATTCCAGTGCCGGCATCGCCGCGGACATGCCGCGGCGATATGCGAACCATACGCAAGGGCCGCAACCCATGCCATCGCGATACGTGCCAGTACCGACGGCATAGAGGTACCGGCACTTATCTGGCCGGCCTTCCGGGCGCACTGGACTTGGGCTTGGCCGAAGCGCTGCGAGGCGCTGCCAGCGCAGCCGTGCCGGGCGACGCGGCCGGCGAAGAAGATGGCAGCGCCCCGGCCCCTACTGTCAGGCCGGAAGCCTGCAAGGTAGCCGCCTTTTTGGGGCCTATGCCTTTGACGCGCACAGCCAGATCGTCGAACGACTCGTATTTGCCGCCGCGCGCACGTTCTTCAAGAATGATTTGCGCGGTCTTCGGACCTATGCCTCGCACCTCTTGCAACTGCGCCTGGGTCGCTACGTTGACGTCGACCGCGAGCGCCGTGGCGGAGAGGGTCAGGCCGGTCGCCAGCCCCAGGGCGCCCCACGCGGGCCGCCAAAAGGAACGTCTTTTTTGCGCATGCCGACTTGAGGCATGGCCCGCCTGCCGGGAAGTGCCGGGGTTGAGCGGACGAGCTACGGTGGATTCGGTAAACGGGTTCATGGCTAGCCTCCGAAAAATGAAAAGAATATGGAAATCGAACATTTCCATAAGCTCCATAATCGAATACTTGCCGACCAGGAGATAGGTCCGGCACATCAATACATCCATGCGTAAACCTACCTCTGGCAAAACGCCGAGGCCTGCGACGGAACCTAAAGGCGGCCCTGCTCCAGCAAGCGCCGCACGTAGGCCGCCACTCCCGTCTCTACGTCGCGAAACGGCGCCTTGTAGCCGGCCGAACGCAACTGCGTCATATCGGCCTCGGTGTGGCTTTGATAACGACCCTTCAAATCGTCGGGAAAAGGAATGTAGCGTATCAATTGCTGGTCGACCAGTTCCTGCAAGGAGAGCTCCGGCAGATCGGCTTCGGCCCGCAGGGTATTGACGACGGTACGGGCCACATCGTTGAAAGGCTGGGCGCGCCCGGTTCCGCAATTGAAAATGCCCGACTTTTGAGAGTGGTCGAGAAAATGCAGGTTGACGTCGACGACGTCGTCGACAAAAACGAAGTCGCGCAACTGCCCTCCGTTGGCGTAGCCATCCCAGCCGCCAAACAGGCGCACATGCCCTTCCGCCCTGAATTGGTTCATGTTGTGAAACGCCACCGACGCCATGCGGCCTTTGTGCTGCTCGTTGGGACCGTAAACGTTGAAGTAACGCAAACCGACGACCGGGGCGGCCAGTTCGGACAGATGGCGCCGCAGAACCTGATCGAACAAGTATTTTGAATAGCCGTACACATTGAGCGGCGATTCGTGCACCGGATTTTCCGCATATACCGGACCCGCCCCATACACAGCGGCCGACGACGCATATAAAAACGGAACCTTGTGCGCCTGGCAATACTCGAACAGCTCAAGCGTTACCCGATAATTGTTGTCGAGCATGTAATGACCATTGCGCTCGGTAGTGTCGGAACACGCCCCTTGATGAATCACCGCCTCGATATTGGCGAATTGCTTGCGTGCCACCCGTTGGCGGAAATCGTCTTTATGCAGGTAATCGGCAATCTTGCCATCGACCAGATTGATGAATTTGTCGCCTTCGGTAAGGTCGTCGACCACCATGATGTCGGTATAGCCGCGGCGGTTCAGGCCCGCCACCAGATTGCTGCCGATAAAGCCGGCGCCCCCCGTCACAATAATCATGTCAGTTCTCCTGCCGTAACCACCGATGTTCCAAGTTTGCCGACCACGATACCGCCGGCGCGGTTCGCCCACTGCACCGCATCAGGCCAGGCCAGGCCCGCCGCACGAGTCACCGCCAGGGTTGCCAGCACGGTGTCTCCAGCCCCCGATACATCGAACACTTCATGGGCCTGGGCATCGGTATGATCGCGCCCGCTTTGAGTAAACAGGGTCATGCCCTGCTCGGACCGGGTAACCAGCAAAGCCTCGAGATCGAGCTCGACACGCAGAGCCTGCGCCCGCTCGGCCAATTCATCTTCGGTTTGCCAGCGCCCCACCGCATCCTGCATTTCGGCCCGGTTGGGCGTGACCATCGTCGCGCCGCGATAGCGTCGGTATAAATGGCCCTTGGGATCGACCATGACCGGCACCCCGGCCCGGCGCGCAATCTGGATCAAGGCCTCGACCTGGCCCAGCACGCCCTTGGCATAGTCGGAAAGCACCAGCATATCGTGCTTGGCAACCAGGGCCGATACCTCGGCCTCGATACGCGCCAGGCTGGCGTTGCCTGGCAGTTGTTCAAAATCGATGCGCAGCAACTGTTGCTGGCGCCCCAATACACGCATTTTAAGCGTCGTGTGCAAGGCCTGGTCTTCGACCAGGCGCGCGGCAATGCCCGATTCCGTCGACAGCTCGCGGACTTTCTGGCCGGCCTCATCGACCCCGACCACACCCAGCAGCGTGGCCTGCGCACCCAAGGCCACAATATTGCGCGCCACATTCGCGGCGCCGCCCAGGCGATCTTCGCGTCGGGCAACCTTGACCACCGGAACCGGCGCCTCGGGCGAGATACGCTCGACCTCGCCGAACCAGTAACGATCGAGCATGATATCGCCCACCACCAGTACCTTGACCCGGCTTACAGCATCCAGAGGGAAAGACATCATTTCAACTCCTCGAGGCGGCGAGGTTCATAAGTTTCCCAGGAATTGCATCCCGGGCACTGCCAATAAAAATGCCGGGCTTCGAAACCGCACACTTTGCACGAATAGCGATCCAGACGCTGGGTATGCTTGTGTATGAGCGAACGGAGCAAACCCAGGTCCGAGCCCAGTGACGCGCCGGCCTCGGCTGGCGTATCGGAGCTGGCCAGCTCGGCCTCGAGCAGGCGATCCAGCCCCAGCAACGAAGGATGGGCGCGCAGCGCCTCGCGCGCAAACGTCCAGGCGGGGGTGTACCCTTCCTGAGACCGGAGTTCTCGAAACACCACATTGAACATATCCAGCGACGGGTGCCGCATGTAATGATTTTTAAGCACCTTCAAGCCCTCGACCTGGCGCCCCGCGGTTCGATACAGCTGTAGTATGTCGGCCGCAACCAGGCTGGCATACTCGGGGGCGATGGTCAGCACCGACTCAAGATAAACACGTTCACGCTCGGGGTTTTGAGTCAGCCTGGCCAGGCTGGCCCGCAACATGGCTATCCGGGCTTCGGAAGCCTGCCCCTGGGTTTGGCCGAGCAAAGCCCTGGCTGCATTGTCTGCGGCGTCGAGCGCTTCGTTGGCAGCCTGGATGTCGGGGGGCTTGATTGCCATGGCCGACTGAGCGCGTTCGCATTGATAGTGCACGAGTTGCGGCACCGGTTCGTCGATCAGGGCTCGCAAACGCTTGACCGCATCGATGGCGCGCGGCCAGTCGTGCTCGGATTCGTAAATGCGGATCAGGGCACGCACGGCCGGAATGGCAAAGCGCGACTCCTGGACGATTTCAAAAGCCTGTTCGGCACGATCGAGCATGCC
This genomic window contains:
- the mltB gene encoding lytic murein transglycosylase B, with the translated sequence MFKPARILQAAVLVTFLGGCATTKTAAISPAPAQAPAPVNTAGASLPPHIKAGNSTSSTEGFVDARGQLKPDIQAYAREVAQTRHVPLNRIEVLLKSARYNATVARLMTPGKTRIRRSWVTYRKRFVEPIRIKAGAAFWSEHRAALDQAARQYGVPQSIIVAIIGVETIYGRQTGDFPVLDALATLGFRHPDGARPERSQMFRDQLADLIQLDHEKKLDALEVEGSFAGAIGLPQFMPGSILRYAVDGDASGHIDLTNSPRDAILSVANFLRQHGWVPGLPVFAPVVLPGNAGTLVAGGLTPNYSWPELDAKGASIRPGSVNTAWEKYPVGVVDLIDEPRNLNEYRTGTPNFFAITHYNHSYFYAASVADLAQAIAERIGSSAL
- the cysM gene encoding cysteine synthase CysM — protein: MKKYPTIEDTIGATPLVRLQRIPGQAGHQRGNVILAKLEGNNPAGSVKDRAASSMIRRAEERGEIKPGDTLIEATSGNTGIALAMTAAVRGYKMILIMPDNLSLERRAAMTAYGAELILTQASQGGMEYARDLALKMQAEGKGKVLDQFANADNPRAHIETTGPELWQQTDGQITHFVSAMGTTGTIMGVASYLRSQNSKIQIVGAQPAEGSQIPGIRKWPEAYQPKIYQPSQVDVFELISQAEAENMARRLAAEEGIFGGISSAGALVAALRVAARVENSTIAFIVCDRGDRYLSTGVFN
- a CDS encoding DUF655 domain-containing protein, coding for MDVLMCRTYLLVGKYSIMELMEMFDFHILFIFRRLAMNPFTESTVARPLNPGTSRQAGHASSRHAQKRRSFWRPAWGALGLATGLTLSATALAVDVNVATQAQLQEVRGIGPKTAQIILEERARGGKYESFDDLAVRVKGIGPKKAATLQASGLTVGAGALPSSSPAASPGTAALAAPRSASAKPKSSAPGRPAR
- the rfaD gene encoding ADP-glyceromanno-heptose 6-epimerase; the encoded protein is MIIVTGGAGFIGSNLVAGLNRRGYTDIMVVDDLTEGDKFINLVDGKIADYLHKDDFRQRVARKQFANIEAVIHQGACSDTTERNGHYMLDNNYRVTLELFEYCQAHKVPFLYASSAAVYGAGPVYAENPVHESPLNVYGYSKYLFDQVLRRHLSELAAPVVGLRYFNVYGPNEQHKGRMASVAFHNMNQFRAEGHVRLFGGWDGYANGGQLRDFVFVDDVVDVNLHFLDHSQKSGIFNCGTGRAQPFNDVARTVVNTLRAEADLPELSLQELVDQQLIRYIPFPDDLKGRYQSHTEADMTQLRSAGYKAPFRDVETGVAAYVRRLLEQGRL
- the rfaE1 gene encoding D-glycero-beta-D-manno-heptose-7-phosphate kinase, coding for MMSFPLDAVSRVKVLVVGDIMLDRYWFGEVERISPEAPVPVVKVARREDRLGGAANVARNIVALGAQATLLGVVGVDEAGQKVRELSTESGIAARLVEDQALHTTLKMRVLGRQQQLLRIDFEQLPGNASLARIEAEVSALVAKHDMLVLSDYAKGVLGQVEALIQIARRAGVPVMVDPKGHLYRRYRGATMVTPNRAEMQDAVGRWQTEDELAERAQALRVELDLEALLVTRSEQGMTLFTQSGRDHTDAQAHEVFDVSGAGDTVLATLAVTRAAGLAWPDAVQWANRAGGIVVGKLGTSVVTAGELT
- the lapB gene encoding lipopolysaccharide assembly protein LapB → MDFEPWWLIFVPILFALGWIAARVDIRQMLSETRNLPDSYFKGLNFLLNEEPDRAIDAFVEVAKLDPETTELHFALGSLFRRRGEMERAIRVHQSLLSRADLPQEDREHAQHEIAQDFLKAGMLDRAEQAFEIVQESRFAIPAVRALIRIYESEHDWPRAIDAVKRLRALIDEPVPQLVHYQCERAQSAMAIKPPDIQAANEALDAADNAARALLGQTQGQASEARIAMLRASLARLTQNPERERVYLESVLTIAPEYASLVAADILQLYRTAGRQVEGLKVLKNHYMRHPSLDMFNVVFRELRSQEGYTPAWTFAREALRAHPSLLGLDRLLEAELASSDTPAEAGASLGSDLGLLRSLIHKHTQRLDRYSCKVCGFEARHFYWQCPGCNSWETYEPRRLEELK